Below is a genomic region from Cellulomonas sp. P24.
CAGTCCACCGCCGACCAGCTCGCGGTGCAGGCCGTCACCGGGAACCTCAGCGACGTGCACCAGTACACGATCGCCGCTACCGAGGCGAAGCTCGCCGTCCAGCTGACCGCTGCGATCCGTGACAAGGCCGTCGGGGCGTTCACCGAGATCATGCGGATGCAGGCCTGATGCCCCCCAGATCACCGCCCTCGGCGGACGCGTCCAGACCACGCTGCGCAAGTTCTCCCTCGCGCAGAAGACCCTCGTCGTGATCGGCGTCGCGGTGCTCGTGCTCGGCACCGTCGCCCTGTCGAGCTGGCTGATGAAGCCGACGATGAGCCCGCTGTTCTCGAACGTGAGCGCGACCGACGCGAGCGCGATCGTCGACCAGCTCACCTCGCAGGGCGTCGCGTACCAGCTCACCGACGGTGGCACCACGATCCTCGTGCCCGCCGGCCAGGTGTACCCGATGCGGCTGAAGATGGCCTCGGCGGGGCTGCCGGCCACCTCGGACGGCGGCTACTCGCTGCTCGACAAGATGAGCGCGACGTCGTCGGACTTCACGCAGCAGGTCACGTACCAGCGGGCGATGGAGGGCGAGCTCGCCAAGACGGTCTCGGCGATCAACGGGGTCACCGCCGCGACCGTCAAGCTCGCCATCCCGAAGGACACGGTGTTCGTGGCCACCAAGTCGGACCCGACCGCGTCGGTGTTCGTCAAGACCGCGCCCGGGATGACGCTCAGCGTGGACCAGGTCCAGGCGATCGTCCACCTGGTCTCCGCCTCGATCCAGGGGATGAAGCCGTCGGACGTGTCGGTCGTCGACGCCGACGGGAAGGTGCTCTCCGCGGTGGGCACGAGCGTCGCGAGCGGCATCTCCGGTCAGCAGACGAGCGACTACGAGGCCCGCGTGCAGGCCTCGATCCAGTCGATGCTCGACCGCGTCGTCGGCCCCGGCAAGGGGGCTGTGACGGTCAACGCCGACCTCGACTACGACCAGACGCACCGGACGAGCGAGTCGTACAGCGTGCCGACGCCGAGCCCGCTCCCGCCGCTGTCCT
It encodes:
- the fliE gene encoding flagellar hook-basal body complex protein FliE; this encodes MSIPAISALSGLSAASTLGSTNQVTGTTGTTGTSGTSFASTLGSSIDTLQGMQSTADQLAVQAVTGNLSDVHQYTIAATEAKLAVQLTAAIRDKAVGAFTEIMRMQA
- the fliF gene encoding flagellar basal-body MS-ring/collar protein FliF, which gives rise to MTRPSGRSPRSCGCRPDAPQITALGGRVQTTLRKFSLAQKTLVVIGVAVLVLGTVALSSWLMKPTMSPLFSNVSATDASAIVDQLTSQGVAYQLTDGGTTILVPAGQVYPMRLKMASAGLPATSDGGYSLLDKMSATSSDFTQQVTYQRAMEGELAKTVSAINGVTAATVKLAIPKDTVFVATKSDPTASVFVKTAPGMTLSVDQVQAIVHLVSASIQGMKPSDVSVVDADGKVLSAVGTSVASGISGQQTSDYEARVQASIQSMLDRVVGPGKGAVTVNADLDYDQTHRTSESYSVPTPSPLPPLSSATTSEVYSGNGTASSGVLGPDNIAVPSGTATAGSGAYSKKSETLNNTLDKVTEDTITAPGTVRRMSVAVVLDDKAAASLDMTQVTAMISAAAGIDTARGDTVSVSKMAFDTTSAQAAKTALAQAEAATQAAQKTALIKQGAIAGAVLLLVIFLVIMSLRQRGKARREALDLGELRMVHEDDDPLGLGVGPGHDGYPAIPAAPPVPEKPSDIAVKRAEIGAFAEEQPAEVAELLRGWLVGGKR